One part of the Eucalyptus grandis isolate ANBG69807.140 chromosome 10, ASM1654582v1, whole genome shotgun sequence genome encodes these proteins:
- the LOC104421718 gene encoding LOW QUALITY PROTEIN: proline-, glutamic acid- and leucine-rich protein 1 (The sequence of the model RefSeq protein was modified relative to this genomic sequence to represent the inferred CDS: inserted 1 base in 1 codon), with protein MAAHGNFGGLHDVALKPRLLSKLLRERVPDDSRPFSDPSELASVVATLRVHKLLSESSEESADKKVVESWKKAVDAWVDRLMLLVSSDVPDKCWAGVCLLGITCQDCSSHRFLASYSSWFQKLHVHVQAPGVSNFVRVASIASLSDLFTRLGQFPNVKKDGVSFSGKLIQPFLKLLNGDGSEALWDGGVNMLCSILCYFPSAIHRHHYDSVETTIALKIMSGKCSTCLLKKLAHCLAILPQSKGDEETWSLLMQKILLLINSHLNDAFQFLEEETKSTKVVNLLVPPGKDPPTPLGCCNSSDKAAAEAMKRPNRLLTSSVSAFMLCGCEMLINPYPVQVNIPVKAVLALIERVLMVDGSVSQSLLPFVTAMQQESLCSELPMFHSDALDLLIALTKVMRSQMLPHAAYIVRLIVRYFKNCSLPELRVKVYSIIKTLLMSMGIGIAKFLMQEVVNNVFIDLNPDHQDGLAFPIPPSKANEVLYPNKKKRKHASAAKSLEDNHETGFGEAPKNHLVVPANVKIAALEALEVLLTVGGALRSDSWXENVDTLLISVATNSIHDGWNIEENSICMPKEQIHMVEKLQLAALRALLASLLSQSHVRPSNIARSLELFQSGRQETGTKVAEFCAHALLALEVLIHPRALPLEDYSPATADSFGGFSRKFAENVHSGGQPAVAFSQRTELTLPDSYDDELHSKWLQNQEKPETPLDDQVKKVKYSEDRSDLSQAISMEKGHDNFLDKSTTEKSRISPLEVDANDMEMEDRNPNNVESPKHEKTTRKFKETLQQIATTSKDAERDSKTESLSSVAADHGSREVGLEGNDVVTQGDGNSASGEMVMLGTSDSAKGKEIIVNPDDESSMDVFPDIIDVEPDSDEE; from the exons ATGGCGGCCCACGGCAACTTCGGCGGCCTGCACGACGTCGCCCTGAAGCCGCGCCTGCTCTCGAAGCTCCTGAGGGAGCGCGTCCCGGACGATTCGCGCCCCTTCTCGGACCCCTCGGAGCTCGCGAGCGTGGTCGCCACGCTCAGGGTCCACAAGCTGCTGTCCGAGTCGTCCGAGGAGTCCGCGGACAAGAAGGTGGTCGAGAGCTGGAAGAAGGCGGTGGACGCCTGGGTCGACCGGCTGATGCTCCTGGTCTCCAGCGACGTG CCAGACAAATGTTGGGCAGGAGTCTGTTTACTGGGCATAACTTGCCAGGACTGCAGCTCTCACCGTTTCTTGGCATCTTATTCTTCCTGGTTTCAGAAACTTCATGTGCATGTTCAG GCACCAGGGGTTTCCAACTTTGTGAGAGTGGCATCTATTGCCTCACTTTCGGACTTATTTACAAG GTTAGGTCAGTTTCCCAATGTGAAGAAAGATGGTGTTAGTTTTTCTGGGAAGCTAATTCAACCATTTTTGAAGCTTTTAAATGGAGATGGATCGGAGGCTCTTTGG GATGGCGGAGTTAACATGTTGTGCAGCATATTATGTTACTTTCCATCTGCCATCCATCGCCACCATTATGACAGT GTTGAGACAACTATTGCTTTAAAGATAATGTCAGGGAAGTGCAGTACTTGCTTGTTAAAA AAGCTTGCTCACTGCTTAGCAATTCTTCCCCAATCGAAAGGAGATGAGGAGACCTGGTCTTTACTGATGCAGAAGATCCTTCTTTTAATTAATAGCCATCTGAATGATGCCTTTCAATTCTTAGAGGAAG AAACCAAAAGTACCAAAGTTGTCAACTTACTGGTTCCACCGGGAAAAGATCCACCAACACCATTAGGATGTTGCAACTCTTCTGACAAAGCAGCTGCTGAGGCCATGAAAAGACCAAATAGATTGCTAACATCCAGTGTGTCTGCTTTTATGCTTTGTGGTTGTGAGATGCTTATAAATCCCTATCCTGTTCAG GTGAATATTCCTGTTAAAGCAGTGTTAGCCCTTATAGAGAGAGTGCTAATGGTGGATGGCTCTGTCTCTCAAAGCTTGTTGCCCTTTGTCACAGCCATGCAACAAGAGTCTCTTTGTTCAGAGCTTCCAATGTTTCACTCCGATGCTTTGGATCTGTTAATTGCATTGACGAAAGTCATGCGCAG TCAAATGTTGCCTCATGCTGCATATATTGTCCGACTTATTGTGAGATATTTCAAGAACTGCTCATTGCCAGAGTTAAGGGTAAAGGTCTACTCAATCATAAAAACTTTGCTGATGTCCATGGGCATAG GTATAGCAAAATTCCTGATGCAGGAAGTAGTCAACAATGTTTTCATTGATTTAAATCCTGATCATCAAGATGGCCTTGCTTTTCCCATCCCACCATCGAAGGCCAATGAAGTGTTGTAcccaaataagaaaaaaaggaagcatGCTTCTGCAGCTAAATCTTTAGAGGATAACCATGAAACAGGCTTTGGAGAAGCACCCAAGAATCATCTGGTGGTACCTGCCAATGTTAAGATAGCTGCACTGGAGGCATTAGAGGTTCTTCTTACTGTG GGTGGTGCTCTGAGGTCCGACTCTT AGGAAAATGTGGATACCCTCTTGATTTCAGTAGCAACAAATTCAATTCATGATGGATGGAACATTGAGGAAAATAGCATCTGTATGCCCAAGGAACAAATACATATGGTGGAGAAATTGCAACTTGCTGCCTTGAGGGCACTATTGGCATCACTTCTTTCCCAGTCTCATGTACGGCCCTCAAATATAGCCAGAAGTCTTGAGCTCTTTCAAAGCG GAAGACAGGAAACAGGGACAAAGGTAGCTGAATTTTGTGCACATGCTCTTTTAGCTTTGGAAGTACTTATTCATCCTCGGGCACTTCCTCTGGAAGATTACTCCCCTGCAACCGCCGACTCCTTTGGGGGATTTTCCCGCAAATTCGCAGAAAATGTGCACTCTGGTGGCCAGCCTGCAGTTGCTTTTTCACAAAGGACTGAGCTTACTCTGCCTGATTCGTATGATGATGAGCTGCATAGCAAGTGGCTTCAAAATCAGGAAAAACCTGAGACTCCATTAGATGACCAGGTTAAGAAAGTTAAGTACAGTGAAGATCGCAGTGACTTGTCCCAAGCAATTAGCATGGAAAAGGGACATGACAACTTCTTAGATAAAAGCACTACTGAGAAAAGTAGGATATCGCCTCTCGAAGTAGATGCGAATGACATGGAAATGGAAGACAGGAATCCTAATAATGTGGAATCACCCAAGCATGAAAAGACAACTAGGAAATTTAAAGAAACCCTGCAACAGATAGCAACTACTTCTAAAGATGCTGAGAGAGATTCCAAAACAGAGTCACTGAGCAGTGTCGCTGCAGATCATGGAAGTAGGGAAGTCGGATTAGAGGGGAATGATGTTGTGACTCAAGGTGATGGCAATTCTGCTTCAGGTGAAATGGTTATGCTGGGGACTTCAGATTCTGCAAAGGGCAAGGAGATAATTGTTAATCCTGATGACGAATCATCTATGGACGTTTTTCCCGATATTATCGATGTAGAACCAGATTCGGATGAGGAGTAA
- the LOC120285870 gene encoding disease resistance protein At4g27190-like, producing the protein MEIVASVVSLLVVEGGKFVYRSISSRIRSCWHGERMGDAADSHIKVAELIPCPSIRGHTTASQTMARILKLLHDDKVQRLGIWGMGGVGKSYLVKNLNNKLSRPSSSRKPFSLIIWATVSKTTSSQELDLKNLQTKIANRLNVKEEETVERTAIQLSKRLRKEKFLLILDDVWEAINLDHVGIPRPQKKSGSKIILTSRSLDVCRTMMTDVEVKVEVLTDEEAWKLFKHQVGKEADLQNIKPLAKTVCNECGRLPLALITVGSAMRRKKKVGLWEDVINELRMSRPSIHGIEPNLYSSLKLSYDSLQNKMLKSCFLYCCLYPEDYSILISELVECWWAEGLIGKQLPYHAALNRGIALIESLKDSCLLETGDSDNSIKMHDVVRDVAIWISTCAGPESKFLVQANIGMTEISEVELRSNLERVSFVSSSIETLSDQEMECPNVISLFLQCNSLLHNIPENFLRGFRAVKVMNLGGTQIRTLPISLLHLRDLRALLLRGCNHLEELPPLGCLTKLDILDLHDTSIKHLPEGMDQLTNLRKLDLSYTLNLEFVRPEMVSNLTSLEFLDMTGSSYWWLVKQRPPLLSFEIYFQEGHTENRATLEDLQSLQRLSVLHLSLHDTVKAFEESDVYWIGRLKTFQCSMSLSYSPRDIQRLTRSSEKALIGRDLSGDSLEWFMSHATSLAFDDCCNLHEILENVVINRVECFTNMKILTLKDAMLNEGSNAQFDLLPNLEELYLDNIEKIKSMSILADRLGLSFPRLKTLVVTGCNELENLFYLGGRITSLPKLSQIKVDTCAHLNELFRHIAGSAKEHAAVPKLRAARLNGLPRLQCLCRREESWQSLVELEVVRCPSLKKLPFRTTNGNSIKEIRGDAHWWGKVQWDTDDIKLCLDQHFVKII; encoded by the coding sequence ATGGAAATTGTTGCTTCCGTTGTGTCCTTACTCGTGGTAGAAGGCGGAAAATTTGTTTATCGTTCAATCAGTTCCAGGATCAGGAGTTGCTGGCATGGAGAAAGGATGGGAGATGCCGCTGATTCTCACATAAAGGTGGCGGAGCTTATTCCCTGCCCTTCGATTAGAGGCCACACGACCGCATCGCAAACAATGGCTCGTATTCTAAAATTGTTACACGATGATAAAGTACAGCGACTTGGAATTTGGGGAATGGGTGGAGTAGGCAAGAGCTACCTGGTGAAGAACCTAAACAACAAGCTCAGCAGGCCTTCATCGTCACGGAAACCTTTCAGCTTGATTATCTGGGCGACTGTTTCGAAAACTACCTCATCCCAAGAGCTGGATCTGAAGAATCTGCAGACCAAAATAGCCAATAGGTTGAacgtgaaggaggaggaaaccGTGGAAAGGACAGCTATACAACTTTCGAAAAGGCTTAGAAAGGAAAAGTTTCTTCTCATTCTTGATGATGTATGGGAAGCCATCAACTTGGATCATGTTGGTATCCCAcgaccccaaaaaaaatcaGGGTCCAAGATTATACTGACATCGCGGTCTTTGGATGTTTGTCGAACAATGATGACTGATGTCGAAGTTAAGGTAGAGGTCTTGACTGATGAAGAAGCATGGAAATTATTTAAGCATCAAGTTGGAAAAGAAGCTGATTTGCAGAACATCAAACCATTAGCGAAAACTGTCTGCAATGAATGTGGAAGGCTGCCACTGGCTCTCATCACCGTGGGTTCAGCGATGAGACGGAAGAAGAAGGTTGGCCTGTGGGAGGATGTTATAAATGAGTTGAGAATGTCAAGACCTTCTATTCACGGTATAGAGCCCAACTTGTATAGCTCGTTGAAGTTGAGCTATGACTCACTGCAGAACAAAATGCTCAAATCTTGTTTTCTGTATTGTTGCCTGTATCCGGAGGACTACTCCATTCTCATAAGCGAACTTGTTGAATGCTGGTGGGCTGAAGGTCTGATCGGCAAGCAACTTCCCTATCACGCCGCTTTAAACAGGGGAATTGCCTTGATCGAGAGTTTGAAAGACTCCTGTTTACTGGAGACTGGTGATTCAGATAATAGCATAAAGATGCACGACGTGGTTCGTGATGTTGCGATATGGATCTCAACATGTGCAGGTCCAGAATCCAAGTTTCTTGTTCAAGCTAACATCGGAATGACTGAAATTTCAGAGGTTGAGTTGCGAAGTAATCTGGAAAGGGTCTCTTTTGTGAGTAGTAGTATAGAGACATTGTCTGATCAGGAGATGGAATGTCCGAACGTGATATCTTTATTTCTCCAGTGCAATTCCCTCCTACACAATATTCCAGAGAACTTTCTGCGGGGATTCAGAGCAGTGAAAGTAATGAATTTAGGGGGAACCCAAATAAGGACATTGCCCATTTCTCTCCTCCATCTACGAGATCTTCGCGCTCTTCTTCTGAGGGGTTGTAACCATCTTGAGGAATTGCCTCCGTTGGGATGTCTTACCAAACTCGACATACTTGATCTCCATGATACAAGTATCAAGCACCTGCCAGAAGGGATGGATCAACTAACAAATTTAAGGAAGTTAGATCTATCATACACACTCAACTTGGAATTCGTACGACCAGAAATGGTTTCTAATCTGACTTCCCTGGAATTCTTAGACATGACAGGAAGTAGTTACTGGTGGCTCGTCAAGCAAAGACCTCCACTGCTCTCCTTTGAGATTTACTTCCAAGAGGGCCACACGGAGAATAGGGCAACCCTGGAAGATTTACAGTCTTTGCAAAGGTTATCCGTCCTACATCTATCCTTGCATGATACAGTGAAGGCCTTTGAAGAAAGCGACGTTTATTGGATAGGAAGGCTGAAAACATTTCAGTGCTCAATGAGTCTGTCGTATTCACCGCGTGATATACAAAGACTAACAAGATCCAGCGAGAAGGCTCTAATTGGAAGAGACCTCTCAGGAGACAGTTTAGAATGGTTCATGTCTCACGCAACTTCTCTCGCCTTCGATGATTGTTGCAACCTTCATGAGATTCTGGAAAATGTCGTCATAAACCGAGTGGAATGTTTTACTAATATGAAGATATTGACTCTCAAAGATGCCATGCTGAACGAAGGAAGCAATGCTCAGTTTGACCTACTTCCGAATTTGGAAGAGCTGTATCTTGATAACATTGAGAAGATAAAGAGCATGTCAATATTAGCTGATCGCTTGGGATTGAGCTTTCCTAGATTAAAAACTTTGGTGGTAACTGGATGCAACGAATTGGAGAATCTTTTCTACTTGGGGGGTCGGATCACAAGCCTGCCCAAATTGAGCCAAATCAAGGTAGACACTTGTGCCCATCTGAATGAACTCTTCCGGCACATCGCAGGAAGCGCAAAAGAACATGCTGCTGTTCCTAAATTGCGGGCAGCACGTTTGAACGGGCTACCCCGATTGCAATGCCTCTGTAGGAGAGAGGAGTCCTGGCAGAGTCTGGTGGAACTCGAAGTCGTGCGTTGTCCTTCGCTCAAGAAGTTGCCATTCAGGACCACGAACGGCAACTCGATAAAGGAGATCAGAGGCGATGCACATTGGTGGGGTAAAGTTCAGTGGGATACTGATGATATAAAGTTGTGTCTTGACCagcattttgttaaaataatataa